Within the Nitrospiraceae bacterium genome, the region TAACCGGTGCAGCCAGTTCTACCGCGCGTTTGGCATTGATCCGGCCATACCCGTATAAGGTGCTATGGCCGTTGGTGTCATATTTGCCAGCGCTTGGATCAATTTGATCACACGAGCGTCTGAGCAGATCCTTGACTTCATCCCATCGCAGGGAAGGGTTGCGAGCGAGCATGAGGGCGGCCACCCCTGCGACACCGGGACATGCGCTTGATGTGCCGCCAAAATCGTTGACATAATTGCCTGCCGCATCGCCTCGACTGACTTGTCCGGGATTATATCCTGCGGATGCCGAGCGATCGGTGGTCCAGATTCCCGGTATGGGGAGAATCGTATCGTTGCTGGGAAAGGTACACCAAATGGCCTTGCCGAAATCGCTATAGGCACTTCTTTTCCCTTTGGCGTGACAGGCGGCCACGGCAATCACTTTTTCATAACTGGCATAACCATCGTTATCGACACTTTCGTTGCCGTTTCCGGCAGCCCAGGTAATCACACACCCTTTCCCATTGCGTCCATTTGCGACGGCCCAATCAATAGCGAGGCGAGTGGAATCCGGCAGGGGCACGACGGTGTGATGGAGCGGATCGCGTGGATCCCACCAGGCGCCATCCTCCGGCCCCCAGCTGCAGGAAATGACATCTGCGCCGTGTTGGGCGGCCCAGATAAATGCATCAGCCTCGGCTTGTGAGCCTAACGGAGATACATACCGGATGGCCATTAACCGGGCTTTGGGAGCGACTCCGGAGGCACCATGAAAACCGTTGCCGGTGGCGACGCCCGCACAGGCGGTTCCATGATTATCCCGGCTGCCGGGTCGAGGATCATCAGTGGCGCGTGTTACGTCGCGAGGAGCGATAAGTTTTCCTGAACCGGCAAACTCTTCGTGATCAAGATCCATGCCGTCATCAATGATGGCAACAGTGATATTTTCTCCCTCACTGAGTGCCCAGGCGGCCTCCACGTTGGCATGGGCATCATAGACCGTTCCATCAATCGTGGTCTTTTTTAAATGCCATTGTTGTGGGAACGCTGTGCGCCATCCCATTTGTCTGACAAGTTCAGGGTGGCAGAGCTCCACATGTTTATGCTGCAAGAGACTCTCGGCTATGGCAAACACTTTCTGTCCTGTGCCCTCCGGCGCTTCGATAAAGAAGGTATTGCGAGCATATTCCAACACCCGTTTGATTCCGAGTCCTGAGGCTTTTAGGATTTTCCGACAAGTGGATTCCGCCAGGTCATCATCAAATTTAGCAAAAAGATTTTCGGTATATAGAACAGGTTGTTTTGATTGAGGATCGACCAGGACCCGTCCGGCAAATTGGACGTCTTTTACCGATTGTATGGTGGTGCGGATGGCTCCTCGGGCGCTTGCGCGTCGAACGGCTTGGGGATATCGAAAGATTTCCACGCCGGCATGGTGGAACCGGTGCACGGGCTCAAGATTGTCCAATGCCTGCCGGGCTCGCGTGGACTGAGCGGCGGCTTCCAATGGTCGACGACTCTGCGTTCGCACCACCACGAGCTCTTCATCGGGTTTCAGTTTGAACGCTTTCCCGTTTTGTCCTCCATAACGAAATGACAGCATGGGTGTTCTCCTTCTGTTTGACTACACAATGATGCGTGGACTTGCTTCGCATTCCTTCGTAGAATGGCTCATGGCTGTGAACGATCTCTTTCCTGCCTTTCCTCTAAGGATGAGGGTAGAGGCCCAAGCCTTGTCCCGTGTCTATGTTCGTGAATCTGACTGCTTTGCGGTTCATGGGCCAGTGCCTCCGGCCTTGAACTCTTCGGTGTTGTACTCTTTTAATGATCCGGTCATCAACGTGTGCCGAGGTGAGGTTTCGGCCTTGTCGGAGTTTCCTTCCGACCTGATAGTGACACCGGTCTATCGTCTTGAGCCCGATGGTCCGCAAGGAGTGCCGTCCGGCAATGTGTTTATTCGTTTCCGGCCACAGATTTCCGTCGAGGTTCGGCAAAAAGAAATTGAAGCGTGCGGCTTCTCCATTTGTGAATCGCTTTCCTATGCACCTCACGCCGCATGGCTTCGAAGTCAGGATGGAAATATTGCCACGTCGCTTAATGGTATTGCAAAGTTGCGTGATCTCAACGATGTGGAACTCGTCGAACCGCAGATGTTGATGAGGCGGGTGGGCCGGTCATCCAATGGTCCCCCGTCGAATGCACCACCTTAAAGGGCTTTCTTCGAATAATCGTGTCGATATCGGACGGTAGGGGAATCTGAAGGGAGGGGGATTCGTTGGCGGGCATGGTTGGTGATTTCGCCAAGCGCTTTTACCACCCAATTGTCCGGTTGCAAGGCTCCGACGATTGTCACCGGAGTCCCTTCTTCAGCAAGATGAAAGACGGCATCCATATCTGCATTAAGGAGAGCGACGCAGCCATTCGTCGTGCTGTTGCCATCAGGTTGTTGGCCATGAATTTCAATGAGGCCTCCGATTCCGCGATGTGCCGGCAAGCCTCCCTTGCTCTTGGCTTCCAGGAAGCGTTGACGATGGGCATTGGTTGGGTAATTGAGTAAGAGGGCTTTATGAAATTTGGTGAATCCCGGTCCTTTCTTCTGCAGGATACGAAACTGTCCCTCCGGAGTCGCGCCGTCCCCTTCCTGCAACTTGTCCTGAAGTCCTGAAAAGCCGAGATCAATAGAAAAACGGCGAAGGGGTTTTCCATTCCGATAGACTATGAGATGGCGGGAGGCTTTAATGACCACGATAGCCGTGCCACCTGTCCTTGAAGACCAATCCAGGGTGTTGGCGACCCAATGGTTCCATTTGGCCAGTTGTGAGACGGTCCCATACCGTTTCATTTGGGAAATGGCTTGACCCTCGATGGGTGCAAGAGATTCTCTTGCTTGTCTAAGGAGAATATGCGCTTGCTTGCCGCTGTCTTCTGCGAGTCGAGAGTCTGCCTGATTCAGCAATCCCTCTGTTACCGATAGGTTCCGTAGGTTTCGTCGAACATCAAATATACCGGTTAATGCACGGAGACGGGTGACTTGGCGACGTTCCGTCTCCAGGGCAGTTGTCAGTTGCTGGTGCCGGGTGAATTTTTGGTGTGTGGAGGCTTTAAGAAGGGTCGAGCCTTCTTGCAGCATGTTTTGGTAGGCTGCCTGAAGCGTATAGGTGTCGGTGGTGGGCCACCAACGTGCTTGTTCTCTCCGCCATTGCGTTCGAAGCGTGATGATGTCCAGGTGAAATGCGCGATATCGTTCCGGGAAATAGGCTTCCGCCCCAAGGCTCCAAGCCTGGCGGTCAAGGGATTCAAGCTGAGATGGGAAGACTTCGGGAAGGCGATCTGCCTGCCACCAGGCAACAATCAGGAAAGAAAGCATGATGAGAGCTCCAGCCGCCAGCCAAACGGCTGGTCGTTTGGCTGGTTGTCGGCCAGAGCCCCATCCTCGCATGTGTTAGGCCTTCTTGTGTTTTCCTGTCTTCTGAATGGCCTGTGCGACCTGTTCATTCACGCGGGCTGCTAAGGCTTGAACGGATTCGGCTTTAGCCTTGACTCCTATAAAGTCTTCCATGGCCATAATGGCGTCAATTTCAGCAAATGTGGTTTCTGCGGCTTGTAGATCGCCACGTAAGGCTTGCAAATCGGCCTGGGTTCCCTTGCCCGTTGGCGCTTGCGCCAACTGATTTTTGGCTTCCTCTAATGAGGTTTTGGCGAGTACCACGGCACCTTCCGCCTCGGTCTTCACCATTTGTTTGCTTGCGATGGCTTCGGTTTTGGCTTTTTCGGCATCCGCTACGACCTTTACTAAGATGGCATTCGCCGCATCATAGTTGCGGGTCATGACAAATGTATCGTCCTGCGCTGCGATTTCTTCCTGGGCTTTTTGATATTCGTCCTCCGCAACACGCAAGGATTCAGGAGCATATTTCTCCGCGCCGGCTTGCTTGGCAGCCTGAAGGGCTTGCAAGGCCGAGTCAGTCCCTTGAATGGGTTTTTCGGCGCAGGCCATAAGCATGGTGCCTAATGCCAATACGAGCGTACCCGTTTTCAATAATTGAATCACGTTTCCCATGTTTGTCAATTTCCTCCTTTATGAGTGAGAGAGAAGATTCCCTCCCCGTTGGTTATGGTTGTACGAGCCTGGCCCATGGTTGGTCAAAGGAGTGAATTCCCTGCCTCGTTCATGAATCCCGCTGATTTGTCTGGAAAGTCCCGCGTTGGTTTATCTGCGGAATGTTTGGGTAAGACATTTCAGATACAAGAGGCGTGAGTTCTTTCGTTCCCTTCCTGTTTCCTGAGCGGCCTTTTCTTCAAGTATAGATTTAATGAGCAAAGAAGATGCCAAAGGATTGTGACCACAAAAGACGAGAATAAGAAGAATGGACGGCTAAAAGACCCATTTTGGCATGCAAAATCAGGCAAAGGTCTGAAGCATGCGAGGTTAACCATGGACATCATGTCTGAGAAAAGAAACTTTGTCCGTGAATTTCTTTAAACTAGTCAGTGAACGAACCACTACATAATTGCCAGGACCTACAAAAGCTAGTGGTCGGTGTGATGTTGGTTGGGGGAGAGGTCCAACGTAACACCGGCCCGTTGGACTCACACTCAGGGCAAATCTTATTCAAGCGACGATCTCATCCAAACTTTCAAGGTTGGATGAAAAGGAGAGGCTTGGGCAGATATGAAGTTCAGCCTGATAGCAGGTGACGGCCAGAATGATTAACTCCGTGGCTGAAAGGGTTGCGGGGATTTGGCTTCTAAGGTGTGAGGGATGACATAGGCGTGGAGATGCGGTGCAAATAAGCGAAAGATGCGGACGGGTAAACTGCTTGTAAAGCTGAAATCCCCAGAATGCGGACCTGATACCTGGGCCGTGATGGTTCCAAAAAAACGGTCGTCAATGAGAAATACAAATGTGGCTGTTCGGGCGATGGGGCGGGATTCAATTAATCGATAGCCTCGTTCATACACTTTTTGACGATGATCCCCGGTTCCGGTTTTCCCACCGATCGAGATGGTCATACCCTTTGTGGGTGGCAAGGCGCCTTTGGCGCCGATCGCTGTACCATGTTCCACCACTTCGATAAGTTCCTGACGAAGAATTTGAGCGACCAGCGGGTTCAAAGTCTGTTCCCGGTCTGGTTCTTGAGGTACGACAAGTGTTTCAAACGGGGTTCCTTCTGCAAAGTGCAGTTGCCGAATTGTCACTGTGGGGATTTTTCTTCCCTCGTTGACCAGAATACCCATAAGTTCGGTTAAAGCCGCAGGGCGGTCGGCGGAACTCCCAATTGCGGTAGCTAACGACGGGACTAATGTGGCAAAGGGATATCCGACCCGTTTCCAGGCTTTGTGGATTTCCATGAATGCCTCTTGTTCCAGAATCAGTCGAATCCGACTATCCTGTGCCGCTTTGCGATGAGTCTTAAATAACCAGGCATACACCTCCAACAACTCCTGCTCACTGGCGCGGGCGAGTTCGGATTTGCCGGAATCGGGATGTTGCCGGAGAAATGCAACCGTCCACAATTCGAGTGGATGGATGCGGGCGACATAACCTCGATCAGCAAGGCTGAGCACGCGGGGATCAGTCTGCGTAAAAAGCCGGTCGGCTTGCTCGGGGGAAAGCTTGATGGTTGGAAATGTTTGTCGCAGAGATGTGGTGAAGGCCCGGACATCCTGCTCAGGTTCGATCGAGCGGAGGAGGACAGCCAGTCGGAGCGGTGTGAGCCGAGTTTGGGAAAGCACCAGCTGCCAGGCTTCTTCCGCCGAAAGTCCTTTGTATTTTTCGAAGAAACGATAGAGAAAAATTCGACCTTCCTGTTGGGCGAATTTTTGTAGGTATTGCCGGCGTATGGGATTGAGAGGGTCTTTAAGGACCATCGCGGTCGATCCAGGTATGGCGAAAGTGTGATACTGGACGAGATCCCGCATTAAGCGGATAAAGACTAAATTCACGGAGTGATGAAAAGCTTCTCTGACAGTAAACAGTTTCCCGTTGTCGGCTTTGTTGAAATTGGCAAAGGTATGAAGCCCGCCCCCAGTCCAAAACCGTTCGTTTGGACTCGCTGAATACTGTCGATCGAGGGCGGCTTTTAATATCCCGGAAAGGGATTGGTCTGAAGAAGTCTGCAGATAGGTTAATGTCCACCGGCTAAGTGGGTCCAGGGATTGCTGGTTGAGCTCCAAGAGCTTTTGTGGGGGGTGACCCGCATACGCGTGATGGAGGCGTTCAATGGCTTCCAGATAAGTGACCAGGGTACGAAGTTTGGCTGTGGAACCCAAATCCATTTTTGAGCCCTGATTCAGATCCAATGGCTGATTGAGGGTATCGGTTTGCACTCGAAGGAGATTGCCGTGGGGAGTTCGCTCATAGAGAGTCAGGCTATAAATGATATCCGCCGGATTCCCTTGAGCAAGCAGATGCGGTTGCGTCAGTTGGGAGTCTGTCATAAAGACGGGATCTGCCAGGTGTTGTAGGAGGGTAGTCGCTCGGAATTGGAGATCGCGGTCCAGGGTAGTTTCCACGGTGGCGTCCATATGGTCCAAGGCATAAAGACTTGGAAGCCCTAATAAATTTTGTAAATGGGCGCGTATGAAATTTGGTGCCTTTTGATCCTGAAAGGAGGTGTTGCTTGAAATCCTTGATGATGCTGGCGCAAAGACCAAGGGATAAATCAGTGCGAGGTCCCGCAAAGCAGGGGAAATAATCCCGGCCTGTGTCAGGAGGCGAAGGTAAGTATTGGTTTTCTCGTTCAGGGCATCAATGTGTGTGAGGTAATAGGAGGGTCGCCTGAGAGCGAGGAGGAGACTGACTCCTTTTTTGTAGGTGGCTGCCGCCAAGGCCATTTTTTCCAAAGATGTCGGGTCAGCGCCAGCCAGAATCTGGTCAAACCGGCTGAGGTCCATGTGAAACCAGGCCGATAGTCCATCACCGAATCCATGGATCTCCCCGGCACCAGGATACGCGCCAAGCGGGAATGAATTCATATAATCCAGGACCAAATGTTTTTGAGCTTCTTGCGTGCGTATGTCGTCGTGATAAATCCGGAGACTGGCGGCCGTTACCTGTTTGGCTTTTTCCTGAAGGGAGGAGGTTTGGCCTCGGGGAGAATGCCGGAACTTCTCCAATTGCGTAGCCAAAGTGCTTCCCCCAGGAACGTTCTGGTCGTTTTTCACCAACCGGATACCTTGCGTGAGGAATGCTTGCCCTAACCGGTCCCATTCAACGGCCGGATTGGCATAGGGACAGCAGGGATCAAGTAATTCTCGATTTTCAATGAAAAGCAGGGTTTGAACCAACAAAGGGGGAATCGCCTCAAAATTGGGAAAGACCTGCTTGGGGTCAGAAAGTTGAAACAGGTCCTGTCCATGACTATCCACAATGCGTAACCCGCTCTGAGTCTTTTCCCGATAGATGGGAGAGATTCCCAGATCGGAAATGGTCTTGAGTTCAGCCGATGGATGGGCTTGCGCCTGAATCACGAATCCTTTCTTTTGGAGCTTCGAAAGGATAGCGGGGAGTCGGGTATACCCGCGGCGTTCGTCCAAGGGGCCTGATGAGGGAAACACCGTGAGTGGGGAGGGGCCCGGTTGTACCGGGGAGGTTAGTTGAGCGGAAATTGTATGAAATAGACGGGATTGCAGCCAGGAAGTGTTCAGTTCAAATATTGCCCAGCCCAAAAAAGTCAATGTGGCCAGGAAGACAATATGCGTGGTTTGATAAGGGGGGCGAAGGCATTGGATGAGACGACCCAGGTTTCGCCATTTCTCGATTTGTTGGGAATTACCAGGTGTGGTTTCAGCGCCCACCCAAGGGGCAATAGGGGGAAAGGTCAGGGCCTTTCTTGATTGGAGAAGAGATGCCAAAAACGTCGCCGGTTTACGGAATGGCCCGGACTGTATGTAAAAGAGCATGGACATGTGATATAGGAACGTAACCCGCACTAGCTAAATGTTTCGAAATACAAATGTGCAAAAAATGTACGAAGGCTTTCCGGATTACCTAAGCTGCCCGGTATGGCCACGTGTGATAACGGAGCAGATTCATTTGATTAAAAAAGTGAATTGGTGAGCCAAGTTAGTAAAAATTCATCTGGGTGAACTTGATAAATTGTGCGCCAGAATGTTTACAGTTGTTGGTGGATGTGCTTTCCAAACAGGACAAATTGTCTAGGTTAAATCCGGATTGTGGACAAAAGGCTGTGGGTTGAGAAAAAGGAGGCAGTGTGTTGGGAAAGAGGAAGTCACAGGCAGTTAGTGTAAAGCAGGGCGATAGGTGAATAACCAATCTGCGTTCGCACAATGCGAGTTCTCCCCATTGAGTTGGAGGCCTCTGGATCTCTTCCCTATGGGAAAATATGCGTATAGGGGTTTCCAGCGACCTCATCATGTCGTCAGGGAGAAGAAAGTGGGCCAAACCTAGTTTTTGGGGGCCTGTGTGAAGGGAATGGCTGAAGCTTTTGCCTATGGCGTCTTGGGAGGAACCTGAGGAGGGAAAAGAGGTGACCCACGGAAATTCCGTGGGTCAGGTGATGAACTTTAAACGGGGAAAGACTATCCGACGAGTTCAGCCACTGGTTTTTGAAAAGACCGGAGGTTGTGTTTTCGCTGCTTAGTCCATCTGCCGGTAGTAGAGGGAGTTGGCTCAGAGTTCGGCTGAGTAGCGTGTGCGGGCTGGCTTTTACCAGTAAGAGTATCTTCCAGCTGTTGGAGTTCCTTGAGATGAGAGTGGTGTTGTTCCAATTCCCACGCAACTGCTTTTGAGAGTTGTGCCACCTGTCTGCGTAATTGGTTCATGGCGTGCTCATGGTGTAATAATTCGCTTTTGCGAGCCAGACTTATGTACCGGCTATCCACATACATCATTGGTTGATCCCTCCGTGTGTTGACGGTTGATACTTTCAGGGCATTAATCCGATTGCCCGTTACTTAAAGTAGGCAAAAGCAAACGTGTTGCCACATTTCGTTCTCTTCAGGGTTTGGTGCCTAAAGTCTTGATGATTCAATAAGTTTTGAGCACTAAATTTCCAACCGGAATATGCTCGATTTCTGAAATGGCTGGATACGGTCACTGTTTTTTACCATTAGCAAAGAATGATTCATTTATTGTTAAGCATCAAGATAAGCTTAAGTATATCTGAGGTGAAGTGCCACGAACGTGAAAAAGGTTTTCGACGAATTCAGTATTTCCCTGCCTTTCTCTTCTAATTCAACTTGGCACATTTTGTAGAATGCCTCTCATTATCGTTGCCTGACAAAAATTTTCAGATCTTGGTTCTTTTTGTGCTATTTTTATGATGTTGGGTCCTTGATTCCCCTAATCCAGAAAAAAAGGATGGGGGGTAGTGACATTGAATTTGATTTAGTTTGAGTTGTAATTGTCAGTTTTTATTATGAGATGTGCATACTTTCTTCTTTAATTTCTTTTTAAGGATAAGTGGTGCAATCGGCTCACAACAATATTTTCTTTTTTGGGGAAAGATCTTTCCATGAGTCAGAAATCATAATTCAACCACTGAATTTGTGGTTGACAATCCCGCAAAAGTCAAAAACTCCAGAAAATCTATTGAAATCCGATTGGTTATTAAGTTGAATTCGGTCTGAGCATTGTTGGATTAATAATTCACCGAATCATTAACAAGACATACGGGATGTCCAGCCAAAAACTATCTTCAGCGCAATTTCGTCTGAAATTGCTGAATCTCATGACTCAGAAGCATCATTGGGCCTGGTCTCAATTCGTTGGGCCAACCATCTCCAAGGCGCAACTCAAAATTCATTATCAACAAGAGTATGCCGTCTATGTCCGGGACTTCCCCGTTTTTCTGGCGCGTATTCATGGGCAAAATCCTCCGTTAGAAGTCCGAAAAATGTTAGCCGAAAATATTTATGAGGAAGATACCGGGATGCTATCATTGGGGACTTCACATCCTGAACTCTTTTTGAGAATGATGCAGGGTTTAGGATTTCGCTCACGCGAATTTGAGGAGATTCGGTTATTGCCTGCCACCCAGCGCTATCGGTCCTGGTTGGACCGGATTTCTAGTAGTTCTGATTGGGTTTTAAGCGCTGCCGTTTTCACGATCTTTGTCGAAGGCAGCGTCAATGATCGACAGGAACTCTTCCTTCCGGTTAAATCCAAAGCTCCCCGGCATATTCACGAAAAGATTGCACATCATCCCCTGGTTCAATATCAGGGGGTCTCGCACCAAGCCATGGATCTTATCCGAGCGCATCAAATGGTTGAGACCGGTCATCGTCATGATGCCTATGCGATGGTGGTTCGCTATGCCGGTACTCGTTCCCATCAAGATGAAATCCTGGCCGCGACCCAAAAAACACTGGCCCTCTGGCTGCGCTATCGTGATGGAGTGGCCCGTGCTTGTGGATTAAAGAAAAACGAGAGTGAAATCCGCCGATAAGGCGAGCGTTTCGCTTGCTATGATTAAAGATTAATGGAAGACGGAAATGATTTTAATCTGGATCTTTTCTGACATTTCCTCCACAATAGACTTTTCCAATTTTGAAGCAGGAGGGAAAAGACATGGCCACGATTGGGCAATTCATGACACGGAATCTGAGTTTTGTGACTGAAGATGCCAGTATTCAGGAAGCGGCGACACATATGCATAACCAGCGGATTGGTTCCTTGTTGGTTAAGCAGGAGTCTGAATTTTCCGGAATCGTGACTGAAACGGATGTCGTGCGCGCGGTCGCTGAACACCCTGCCCAAGTTGAACGCTTGAAGGTGAAGGAACTGATGTCCAGCCCGATCATCACCGTAGACAGAAATATGTCTGTCCATTATGCCCGGGATCTCATGGCCGATCGGAAAATACGCCATTTGGCTGTCACCGGAGAAAATGGAAACATCGTCGGTATTATATCGGTGCGAGACCTTTTGGCCTATTTTAAAACCGTTGCGAAGGACCTCAAGATACCTGAAGAGGATAGGTGAACTTGCTTATCCCTAATCAGGAAAATTTTAGGATCTCTGAAATGATGACTGGTGATGAGGTATTTCTGTTAAACTTACTCGATTTTTGCTGCTTCGGCTTGTTGAATCTGGAGGGAGAGACGCTCTTCTTCCTGTCGAATGCGCGTTATCCGTTGTTCAATCCAGGGGCCGATGTGTTCTTTTTTTGATTTGGCTTGAGCTTCCAATACAGTAATTTCCTCCCGAATTGCTTCACGTTGCTCTTTTAGTGCTTCGATCTGTGCCATGACATCGGCTTTGTCAAAGATCAGTGATTCAGGATTACTCTCCACCATCTTTTCTTCTGCATGCGGCAATTCGGAAGATTGGGGGGGCAAAACCCGAATGCCATCCTCCAACCGGCGTTGATTCATGACCACAGGGGAAACAATTTCGATTCCCGCACCATGCAGCGTGGTGAGTATTTGTGCGCGAAGGTTCGATCGTGCACTGAGCAATTGCTTGACCTCACTTAAAAACCCGGACACTCGATAGGTGACCGAATAATCCCCAAGTTCCATAATATGGACAAACGGGTCTTTGAGTTTGGCGGCAAGGGCGGCATCCGATAAGAGTTTTTCAATGGTCTTGTGGGAGATATCATATCCTAACGACACCGTGGCGGAGACAATCGTGCCTGAGGAACGAAGGACGGTAATCGGATGAGAAACTAAAAATAAGTTGGGAAGAGTCGTGAGGTCGCGTTCTTCTGTTTGTATTTCCGTGTGAAACAAGCCTCGTTCTGTGACCCGTCCGAATTGATTTTCCACGCGAAGAAAATCACCCAACCGAAAACTTTTCATCCCCTTCAACATAAAGCCTGCCAGGGCATTCGAGACGAAGGTCGTGGAAGAAAGGGTAATGACCGCTGTGATCAGCAGCGCCAATAACTGGAAAAGCTCTTTGTGAGTTTCTTTGTCGAGAGGAAGGGCCAGGAGAATAAGAACAACTCCGATGCCCACCAGCAGCAACATTCCTACACGGGCTGAAAATCGGTCTTCCTCCTTCAGTCCGCCATTTCGGCGGAAGAAGAACCAATGGGCCACCCATAAACCTGTACTGACCAGTGCGAGGACGAGTAAAATTGGGAAAAATTTCGGGAGGGTATCAATAAAATGGTCAAGAAGGGCCATAATGTTAAGCAGACTGTACGCCACATTATGCCCGAATTTGCGGGTGGGATAAAGCCAAAAAAGAAAAAGAATGAACGGGAAGAACCGATGCTAAAAAGCGTCCTCTTCGAATTCCTGTCTCTGCCTAGTAGCGTGAGTGCAAGGTTCTCCCTTGAGAACACCCGAAATAATGCCAAAACAACTTTAGGCAAACCAGTTAAGATGTCGTGAGGCTATGGCATCGGCCACGGCGGTGTGTAGTTTTTTCCGATCGACCGGTTTGACCAAATAATCAATTATTCCTTGTTTCATGAGCTGCGTGGCCAGATCGATATCGGGAAACCCGGTCAGGACGATCAACGGCAGGCTGGGGTATTCCCGTTGAAAATATTTTATGGCTTCTATGCCATTGATAGTGGGCATCCGAATATCCGTGATGATGACATCAATCGCCACCGGATGTTCTCCTTCGTTGAGAATACGGATGGCTTGCGCGCCGTCTTCCGCGTCCACCACGTAATAGCCGTCTTTTTCCAATGCCATTCGAACGACTTTGCAAATAGCGGCTTCATCATCAACGACCAGGACTCCGCCCCGATAGCTCTGGCCGGAAAACATTCCTGCGGTTCGTTGAGTCGTGTCTGGTACGTAATTCGTGTTCATGGCAAATCCTCCTTGACGCCTCGCATACAGAGATATGGTCTTTCTGCCCCGACAAAACAGATGAATCCTTGTGGATGTTACAAAGCATTCATAGTCATCAGTTCCTGGCAACCAGTGTGCCTTGAAGGGCTGATAAGGAAATATGGTCCTCTCTTGGAAAATAGTCCTGAAAATTAATAGGAAAAATGGAAAGGATGATTGGAGTATTTATGGCTAAGAGAAGAGATAGTCAATGAAGTGGTCTACGGAGGATTCACCGCGCACCCATCGTAGACATTGCACGTGTGTGAATGGGTGCGTCGTGTGGGGTCAGATGATGGGCTTCCGAGCGATCACGGAGGTGGTGGAATGGTACAACGCCCAATGGGTAGAGTCCTGTGAAAGTCTGACATATACTTGAATGTCTTTGGGTGAACATAAGCCGGTTTTTACATATTCCTGTTCGAGTACCAGAGCCGATTCCGCCATCACGGTAGCCATTGGCGAATTTCCAGGACAGAGATGCATATGGGATTGAGCCCTGACGATATGGAATCCTGCTTCTTGCAGTTTGTGCGGAAGCCGCAGGGCATAGGCCGGATCTAATCCGAGATTGATGAACATCTGGCACATGGCTCGGTTCACCCTTCCTTGCGGGGTCTTTGGCTCTGGTTCTGGCAATGTTGCCGAGGTGAAGTCCGGTTCTTCCAAGAGTGCCCAGCCTCCTGGCTTGAGGAGAGCATACATTTTTTCCAGTATGGTCCTCTCCTCTTGATTATGAATCAAAACATACCGGCTATGAAGGAGATCAAAGGATTGTTCCAAGGGGACATCAAGAAAGGAGCCTTGGTAAATCTGAACAGGAGGAGAACCAACCTTGTGAAGATACGCGATTTTCTTGTCGACACCCACTGCCAGTCCTGTCGGTCCTACCTGATTTCCCATCCAACGCAAAATGGATCCTGCCCCTGCGCCCACCTCCAGACAA harbors:
- a CDS encoding response regulator, whose translation is MFSGQSYRGGVLVVDDEAAICKVVRMALEKDGYYVVDAEDGAQAIRILNEGEHPVAIDVIITDIRMPTINGIEAIKYFQREYPSLPLIVLTGFPDIDLATQLMKQGIIDYLVKPVDRKKLHTAVADAIASRHLNWFA
- a CDS encoding CBS domain-containing protein, which codes for MATIGQFMTRNLSFVTEDASIQEAATHMHNQRIGSLLVKQESEFSGIVTETDVVRAVAEHPAQVERLKVKELMSSPIITVDRNMSVHYARDLMADRKIRHLAVTGENGNIVGIISVRDLLAYFKTVAKDLKIPEEDR
- a CDS encoding mechanosensitive ion channel, coding for MAYSLLNIMALLDHFIDTLPKFFPILLVLALVSTGLWVAHWFFFRRNGGLKEEDRFSARVGMLLLVGIGVVLILLALPLDKETHKELFQLLALLITAVITLSSTTFVSNALAGFMLKGMKSFRLGDFLRVENQFGRVTERGLFHTEIQTEERDLTTLPNLFLVSHPITVLRSSGTIVSATVSLGYDISHKTIEKLLSDAALAAKLKDPFVHIMELGDYSVTYRVSGFLSEVKQLLSARSNLRAQILTTLHGAGIEIVSPVVMNQRRLEDGIRVLPPQSSELPHAEEKMVESNPESLIFDKADVMAQIEALKEQREAIREEITVLEAQAKSKKEHIGPWIEQRITRIRQEEERLSLQIQQAEAAKIE
- a CDS encoding iron-containing redox enzyme family protein; its protein translation is MSSQKLSSAQFRLKLLNLMTQKHHWAWSQFVGPTISKAQLKIHYQQEYAVYVRDFPVFLARIHGQNPPLEVRKMLAENIYEEDTGMLSLGTSHPELFLRMMQGLGFRSREFEEIRLLPATQRYRSWLDRISSSSDWVLSAAVFTIFVEGSVNDRQELFLPVKSKAPRHIHEKIAHHPLVQYQGVSHQAMDLIRAHQMVETGHRHDAYAMVVRYAGTRSHQDEILAATQKTLALWLRYRDGVARACGLKKNESEIRR
- a CDS encoding transglycosylase domain-containing protein; this translates as MSMLFYIQSGPFRKPATFLASLLQSRKALTFPPIAPWVGAETTPGNSQQIEKWRNLGRLIQCLRPPYQTTHIVFLATLTFLGWAIFELNTSWLQSRLFHTISAQLTSPVQPGPSPLTVFPSSGPLDERRGYTRLPAILSKLQKKGFVIQAQAHPSAELKTISDLGISPIYREKTQSGLRIVDSHGQDLFQLSDPKQVFPNFEAIPPLLVQTLLFIENRELLDPCCPYANPAVEWDRLGQAFLTQGIRLVKNDQNVPGGSTLATQLEKFRHSPRGQTSSLQEKAKQVTAASLRIYHDDIRTQEAQKHLVLDYMNSFPLGAYPGAGEIHGFGDGLSAWFHMDLSRFDQILAGADPTSLEKMALAAATYKKGVSLLLALRRPSYYLTHIDALNEKTNTYLRLLTQAGIISPALRDLALIYPLVFAPASSRISSNTSFQDQKAPNFIRAHLQNLLGLPSLYALDHMDATVETTLDRDLQFRATTLLQHLADPVFMTDSQLTQPHLLAQGNPADIIYSLTLYERTPHGNLLRVQTDTLNQPLDLNQGSKMDLGSTAKLRTLVTYLEAIERLHHAYAGHPPQKLLELNQQSLDPLSRWTLTYLQTSSDQSLSGILKAALDRQYSASPNERFWTGGGLHTFANFNKADNGKLFTVREAFHHSVNLVFIRLMRDLVQYHTFAIPGSTAMVLKDPLNPIRRQYLQKFAQQEGRIFLYRFFEKYKGLSAEEAWQLVLSQTRLTPLRLAVLLRSIEPEQDVRAFTTSLRQTFPTIKLSPEQADRLFTQTDPRVLSLADRGYVARIHPLELWTVAFLRQHPDSGKSELARASEQELLEVYAWLFKTHRKAAQDSRIRLILEQEAFMEIHKAWKRVGYPFATLVPSLATAIGSSADRPAALTELMGILVNEGRKIPTVTIRQLHFAEGTPFETLVVPQEPDREQTLNPLVAQILRQELIEVVEHGTAIGAKGALPPTKGMTISIGGKTGTGDHRQKVYERGYRLIESRPIARTATFVFLIDDRFFGTITAQVSGPHSGDFSFTSSLPVRIFRLFAPHLHAYVIPHTLEAKSPQPFQPRS